In Solanum lycopersicum chromosome 3, SLM_r2.1, the genomic stretch tgcTCTACTCTGAATAGTCAAATCCAAACATAGAGACACCTAGGATATAAACTTGATCgatttaactttttttagcATTGAACTCAtcgtaattattattaaaaaaaaaatatggattcTGAATTCAATATACCATCAAATTTTACAtagaagaagttaaaaatatgTCACCTGAAATTAGAATGATGaaacataagaaaaagaagGCAAGAGAAACTTGAGCATTCATCATTCTTTGTgttattaggaaaaaaattaaatgtgtgAAGAAAAGGCAATGTGGGCAcgtaaaaataatatgaaaaaaaaaaaaaacaagagaacAATTTGATGACAAAATTTATGAGATGCTATATAATTTatactagaaaaaaatatatattgatttttgtttatggaaaataaaaaggatGATATATATAGGAAGTATTTTGGAGGGACATTGAAGGAAAATATTACCAATAATAATGTAGGTCGGCAATTGTTTTTGTTaagtaaataagtaaaattaagaaaatatttactatttatagtaagaatattttcttttttacttaacATTAATAATACTTGTAAAATATAGTTTTAATATCTAATAGAGAgaataatttatgtaatatatataatacaaattttgttGATGgtaatatatttatcacatttttaatacagttataatatattttatcaatttcttACCAagtaaacataatatattttaagaacacttgctaaatattatattgtatgaataattcacttttaatatatagtgCAGATTTATCATAGCATTATTatgtattgctataaatgataataaataaataaataaataaaatgttattaaaataaatagttatttattaaaaaatacccactaaaataattttttcctatATTAATACTCTTTATGTGTACTTTTACTTGTTCGTTGAgaatatacaataatattagttatagtaaaataagtattttatttattactctttttgtttcaatttatttgtaattataGTAAAGTAAGCATTTAACTTATTGctctttttgttttaaattgtttgtctgatttttgaaattctaaaaagaaaaaaaaaaactcttaaagatttatattcttgaacttCAAATTAAATGCTTCCGAGTTAAGACTCGAgaaattcttattcataattttaaaccttgttaattatataattttagataAATCACTATGTTAATTCAGATGAATACACAACATAATTGTTAGCAATACCATAATCCTGAAATTTCTCATATCAATGATCTTAACAGGATCATTTTATAAAGAAATCCTATTTTTTTagttgataaatataaattaaataattatatcatattcaGTGTAATCATTCAAATGAGATCTAGAGAGGCAGGAGATACGCTAGaccaaaaatataaacaatgtaaattattcaacaaaaattatataatattaagtTAGAGTAATAAGACAtgactcaattttttaaaaaaatattacgaTATTAAAATAGTGTTTGTGATGAATTTGGTAAgtagatataataatattaaaatagtgtTGATTAGTTTTGGTGCTTGAAATTTGAATAAGACaccaaaaacaaattttatctttttataaacACACAACAATAGATTTTACATAATGTAGAAGGTTTGAACGTTTGAGAgactttaaaatattcaataatgtaagaataaaaaattgtgaaagGAGAATAAAGAAAAGTTAGTATAAGAACACAATATGATTGGTTCGTGATAATCGTCACAATATAAATGAGATATACAACAAAAGCGACTGTCACATGCGAAATTAGGAAGGATATATACAATTAACTAGTCACACAAGAATCTGGAAAAGATACTACAATCAACTAAACAATATTcaatttcttaatttaatatttatcaattcatgatatatatatatgggagAAAATGGGAGACTCAAAAAAATTAAGGCCCCAAACGATTGCTTTAGTGGTCTTATGATCGAGACGGCCTGTATCTTAATTACTCGTATATTTATCCTTAATTACTAGTTATCTTTAGTTTGATACTTGATAGTTttaccttcttcttttttagtttgtaataaaaaaattacctttttGCAGAAATATtctgtttaattaattaatagtagTTCATCTAATAAAATTGTTCACTCaactattattaattatatttatttataactaaGTTATGTCtcagaataaaatttatatgtctATCGTTGTTTAGTAGGAATTAAGCGATATATGATGCATATAAAGATGACAAATTTGGTCCAAACCCATTTAACTCACTCAATTTGCATAGAATTAAATGggtttgataaaaaaaagatcaatttttaCGTGTTAAGagttaattatatcatatttttattatttttcaaattataaaaatttcttaaatttagtGAAATTCAAATACATCTCAAAACATCCTGATACATTGTGTCTCGATTTCGGTTCATCACTTAACGATATTTCGTGTAAAGCGATGTATTTTATCGATTGTAAAGTGATGTATTCAAAAATAGAAGAGAGtgaaaattttagtaattttttaaatgataaattgtttttaaaatatgataaaataaattacgCAAATAATTTTCGCATGAAATAGCTCAAATTACAAGGCAATGCAATGTCATAAAATTACAAGGCAATTTGAACCTAAAGGTGTTAGATTCAAGTGGGGTTTCAATTGAGGTGTACATGagtcaatttttttggtttgatttttacaaaaatcaatttaatgaatATGATGGTTTAGTTCTGTCGATTTTTACCAAATCAATAATAACAATTGACAAAATGACTAACATATATCATCTATTGaacacataataataattttcaataatGCATTCAAGCTTAactaaattttataatcaaaacacaaaattaaaaaattactgaAATACTCCATCTCAATTTCAACAATAATATAAGAGTTGAATATATCTTGCAAAGAACAAATAGATTGATGAATTTCAACAATActccattatatatatatttttttggaaaaagggACTACATATTAAATTAAGCAGTATATAAAAATGAATGCACTACATAAttctattaaataaaatatcacataCAATAAGAGAATCATAAATATTTCTTAAcatgttttcaaagaaaatccAATATAAAATCCTTAAAAGTTAGcttataaaaattatacatttattttatCGATTTGGTctaatttattcttacttgttaCCAAACCAAATTAAACCAGACCAAGTCGGGGGTTTTTTCCAAATTGATTTCGACTATTCAAACCTATTCAATTATCCATCGATTTGATTTGGCTTTTCGATCTTAAATATTATCAAGATTTCATAATGATGGCCACCTATAAGTAGATGTTTACACACAGAGGCTGTAGAAGGTGGGTTGCAAGCTATCAGCTATGCAAAACAAGTTTCAATGTAAAGCCaaccaaaattaatttttgtccACAACCTAAGCCCACCTTGCATAATGCATTTATAATCTCACAAATTTCCTTTTGGCTTTTCCATTGATCATCTACAACAAAACAAAATGCAGTGTATTCAACAAGTAGGGGTCCGAGGGAGTGGAATGTAAGCAAACCTTACCCTTACCTTACCTTTGAGAGGCGGAGAAGTTGTTTCTGTTAGACCCTCAGCTCGAGTagaatcaaaaatcaaatttgcTTAACTTACTGTCTACGACAAAGCTGACATACTGAGGGGTAGAGAAATTGTTTCCATTGGACCCTCGGCTCAAGCAGAATTAGAAATCAAATTTGCTTAACCTATAGTATACACTGACTCTATTTCTGATATTGATTCCTCCATTGAAATACATGTCAAGACTGGAATCAAAGTCGAACAATTCAATTGATTGACCTTCAGTCTCGAAAAAAATACTATTGCGGGCAATGAGTTCAACTTAACCCATGTCTAGGTTGTCAATCAAGAAGGCATTCAGAGTGCAGCTTGATACACAAATTGTGCTGCCTCTAATAGTCTCTTATTTACTAGAAGTCTGATCAGGCCTATTCTTAGTAGCTCATCAACTTATCACGGAAACAAGAAACCAACACCAGCTATGCCAATGCTAGATAGACAGTACTATTCCAATTGTTCAGTCAAAACTAGGACAACAACCCAGTGTTACGAGAGTAGGGTATACAGAGACCTTACCTATAACTTTGTGGGGTAGAGAAGTTTACACCGATATTCAAGCTTCAGTACCACACTACAAGTATAACACCATCACTACCATGTTTAGCAAGATCAAAAGATTCAACAATACCAAGAATGATCATGTAAAGCAAAAGAAAGTCATTGCACAACTTACATCTCAATCATAACCCCCAAAGGCAATCTCCTAACCTAAACAGAATCCTTTACTAAATCATAGATCAAAACTCAATCAATCACCAATAACTCCCCACATCAAGCAAACAGAAATACTACTCGAGGACTATGACCGAATATCTTCACTCGATGAACACCGGGCATTCCCAAACCCACAGAGACATAAGACATAATCACTACAAATAAAGAAGTGAAACATCTAAAAGATTGACGCTGCTAAACAACTTTTCCCATGAATTCAAAACATCAAAGAGATAAAATATTAATGGGCATAGAACATAAATACAAAGTGAAATTTACCCATGAGAAAccaaaaaattccaaaatccaaagccaagatttttatatatttgtataaccaacaaaaatcaaaactttccATCATAGAAACAGTTGGTAGCAAATTCCAACAACTAATTTGTTATCCTAAAAGCTACCAATGCATGTATGTAGGAGAACTAAAAGTAACAAAAGAAACAAGTCTGTATTatccatattaattaaatactcCTAAATAGGAAGacaagagaaaaagagaagatcATGTACATGATAACTCTTCCTCTTAAAGATTTTCTCACTTCACAGCTGGGCTGGTGCATTCTCTTGCAAAATGGCCAGTTTCTCCACAGTTGTAGCACTTGCTTCCGCCGCCACTAGATCTCCCAAACCTGTCACCACTGGATCTCCCAAATCTGTCACCACCGCCACTCTCGCGTGAACAGTCCCTTGCCAGGTGCCCTGGCAATCCACAGTTATAACAAGCCCCACTACCTCCACCTGCACCACTACCGCCGCCACGTCTCTCACTAGGGCAATCTCGAGCCATGTGTCCAAGTCCACCACAATTGTAACAACCACCACTTCCAGCACCGCCGCCGCCGCCACCACCGCTACGGTCACAATCCCTAGCTATATGCCCTGTCATTCCACAAGTGTAACATGCGCCTCCACCACTTCCAGCACCACCACCAACACCAACACAATCCCTAGCTATATGCCCCGTCATTCCACAAGTATAACACGCACCTCCTCCACCACCACCGCCGCCACTGACAAGATCACAATCCCTAGCCATATGACCCACCCTACCACAGTTATAACactcaccaccaccaccacttCTCAAAAACCCATTCCCATTCCTCCGATCACCACCACGAACCATACCCCTACCACCGCCGCCGCCACCACCGTTACGACCTCCATCCAAAGGCGCTCCATCAGGACCCGTCACGTCAACAGCCTGATACTTATCCCCATTCCCAGTCACCATAAACTCAACTTTCTGACCTTCATACAACGAACGAAACCCCTCAGATTTGATCTCAGATTGGTGAACGAAAAGATCTTCGGTTCCATCATCAGGTTTGATGAAACCGTAACCTTTTTGGTTACTGAACCGAGACACAACCCCTGTCAATCGAGTACCTTCGGCCGCCATTGATGATTGATGAGCTCAAAATCGATCAAACaatcaatagaaaaatatttgtgcCCTAATTCTATGGGAATAGGGAGAATTTATAGGCTAAATTGTTAAAAGCCTTATTGAATTAGGGCTTATTGGATCccttattttagttagggtttggTTCTATTTTTTGGTTAGTTGAATGAGGATAAAGGacaaaaaaggggggggggggggggggaaagtAATTTAAGGCCAACTTTGgaacttttttcctttttatattattcaaaaaataaattattatttatttagttggtcTTTTTtctgtgaaaaaaaaaaaagatcggGTCAAATTTGAATGTGGAAAATCGAATACTCATCAGTGAGGCGAAAATTGATTTCTTTTTAGAGAGAAAAACAGAGATTGAGGATATGTTTAGATCAGAAGGTGAAGAAAGGGTATCGTTGAGTCAAAAACAAAGGTCAAAGATATTTTTAgcttaaaaatgaaaagttgaTGAGCCATAAATGTTAAAGGTATGtttgatcattttcattgatacaataataatttttcgaTTAGGTTTTTGAAGATAGATTCTTGATGTTTAAAGAATTGACATTTCAATcgtaaacttttaatttttttttgtgtgtaaacTAACTTCAAACTTCAAACAAAGTAAACCTTTTGACATAGATAAACTTACTTGTGAGGAAAGTAGTGAAATTTCTAATAAATGAACTAATTGAGTTGTAAATTTAAGATCAAAGAAAGAAATGTATTTGTATTAGTAATAACATCCATGAACTTTCTAAAGATATGAAAGTAAATTTTCTTATTGTATTTTGCAAAATAGTTCAATTATCTCCTCGATAAAAATTGAAGACAGTTATATCTTGTCGTTATAAAAGTTAGTTCAATCTATTCATATTgactaataacaataatttttcaACACACATGTCATTTCAATAAGGAAAAATGGTCAAATTTGCCATTGAACTATGCGAAACTGTCCAAATTTGCTTGAAATAATCCAAATTCAATCGACATTGCTGTCAACCACCATTCCTCATCCCTCTAATTAAATCGGTCACCTAGTCTGTGAAGGCTTTAAGTACGGAAGAAGAAAGTGGTGGTAGCTTTGAAATAACATGAATAGctttattcttcaaaattaaGTGACAACCTGAACAACTCAAAAAGAATATTTGGATCATTACGCAAAGTGCAAGGGCAAATTTcacccttttcccttttaacCTCAAACATAAATTGACACATATGTTTGGTTCAGCTTATATGTTATTGATCCATGCTCCtagaaaaagatgaaaaacaagAAGATTGTTCGGCGAGGTGAGGAGATAATTTGTGAAAATATaagatataaaagaaaatctaaaaCGATTAGAGATCGACTTTAAGAAAGTGAGGAAATCAAGTCGATGAGCTAATTTTTTCCTTAGGTGTACAAAAAGGACATCAATCTTGGCTTATATTTGTACAAAGAAAgctaaaaaattatagtaaGGTGTATGGATATGAAGAAATGGATAGGCATTTATAGGTGTattacaaatattattattttatacaaaaaagtGACCACATAGTTTCAACAAATCTTATGAATTAAGAATAAATGgacttttttcttctctcttttttttttttctgtgtaCAAAGTAATAAAGTGGTGACATAATTTCACCATAATTTGCCATCTCTGATAGAAAAAGTGAAGTCATAATggcatcattttcacttaaaaacaaATGACTATTTTTAGCaccttaaataataaaaaatataaccattttttgttgtttcaaatttcacaaataatagtttttactagcaaaatttaaaataccacaataataattatttttcagtatgagacaaaaaatatttgataagcgttattttgttatatgaatatattatttttctcgGTAAAGTTCATAATTTTTCGATATATTAAGacattaatttaattcaaattcaaattttaatatgttcaTTGTCATTGAGGTTTATGTCAATTTAAATAACCCGAATCGATAAATTGGTCCAAAAACAATTGAACTGAAAATC encodes the following:
- the LOC101245525 gene encoding glycine-rich protein 2, with protein sequence MAAEGTRLTGVVSRFSNQKGYGFIKPDDGTEDLFVHQSEIKSEGFRSLYEGQKVEFMVTGNGDKYQAVDVTGPDGAPLDGGRNGGGGGGGRGMVRGGDRRNGNGFLRSGGGGECYNCGRVGHMARDCDLVSGGGGGGGGACYTCGMTGHIARDCVGVGGGAGSGGGACYTCGMTGHIARDCDRSGGGGGGGAGSGGCYNCGGLGHMARDCPSERRGGGSGAGGGSGACYNCGLPGHLARDCSRESGGGDRFGRSSGDRFGRSSGGGSKCYNCGETGHFARECTSPAVK